In bacterium, the DNA window GTAGTGCGAACCTTTAGATTCGCCTTTTGGCTTGCCAGAAGTGAGGCTACAGCCTCGCACTCCAAATCTCTTTGTATTTGTGTTCATTCGTGGTTATATATTCCCTCTGTGTTCTCTGTGACTCTGTGGCTATTAATCGGTGAATTTAATTTGTAAATGGAGCGGATTTAATGATTGGTCAGGTAGTTTCAGTTAATATCAGCAAAAACAAAGGTGAACGGAAAAAACCCGTTAGTCGAGCCTGGCAACTGATAAAGGATTGTGGACTCAAAGATGATGGGCATGTCAATATCAGTCCTGATATTAAAAATGAGGTATCCCATCGCCAGGTAAGCCTATTAGCCCTTGAATCGATTGAAAAGATGAAACAGATGGGGCTTGCGGTCGGTCCAGGAGATTTTGCAGAGAATATCACTACCAGTGGAATTGATTTACTTTTGCTAAAAATAGGAAACCAACTTAAAATAGGCTCTGATGTGCTTTTGAGAATAAGTCAGATTGGGAAAGTCTGTCATGATAGATGTGCCATTTATTATCAAGCAGGCGATTGCGTCATGCCAAAAGAAGGGATATTTGCCGAGGTAATATCTGGCGGCAAGATTAAAGCCGGGGATAAGATTATCCTCATCAACTCATAACCGTTCACCATATCAGGTAGTGTAAGAAAAGGAAAAACGCTCATGAGTCTGCGAAAGCACGGACGCAAACTAATTCGCTAATCTCTAATTCACTAATTCGCTATTTTCAGGGGAAACGCTCATGAATCTGCGACTCACAAAGGACGATGAAAATAGTGGTAGGAGATAGAAGGTGGGAGGTAAGGAGATAGGCGTGAGGAGTGATGTTTTCTTTACTTTCTACTTTCTACTCTCTACTTTCTACTTCCTATTTTCAGGGGAAATATTGGAGCGTGAAGGTTTTATGACACATAAGGCATTAGCCCTCTTATCCGGGGGATTGGATAGCACCATCGCCATAGAGATAATACTCAAGATGGGAATAGAGGTTGAGGCGATTAACTTTATTAGCCCATTTTGGCGATGGAATCAAATTAAAGATTATTCGCATTCTGCAGAAATCGTAACCGAGAAATGTGGGATGAAATTAAAGGTATTTGAACTCGGCAAAGAATATCTGGAGATGCTTAAAAATCCTAAGTATGGCTACGGGAAAAATATAAACCCCTGCATTGATTGCCGAATTCTAATGCTTAAAAAGGCAAAAGAATATATGACCATATCAGAAGCATCCTTTATCGTTACTGGCGAGGTCCTTGGGCAAAGACCTATGTCCCAATATCGAAGGGCAATGGAGATAATTGACCGCGAAAGTGGGCTTGAGGGATTGGTATTACGGCCTTTATCTGCAAAATTGCTCAAACCAACCTTACCTGAAGAAAAAGGCTGGGTAGATAGAGAAAAACTCCTTAGTATTTCCGGTCGTTCAAGAAAACCTCAAATTCAGCTGGCAAAAGAGCTACAGATAAATGATTATCCATCTCCCGCAGGTGGTTGTCTCTTAACAGACCCAGAATTTGCAAAAAAGATGAAGGATTTACTTACTCATACCGATGCCCCGAGCTTGATTGATATTGAGTTTTTGAAGATTGGCAGACATTTTAGACTATCAGAAGAATTAAAGGTAGTTGTTGGAAGAAATGAGGAGGAGAATGAAAGGCTTCTTGAATTGGGTAAGGATGATGTCCAGGTTATGGTTGTCAATTATAAAGGTCCTGTTGTCATCTGCCGGGGACAAATTGAGCCAGATAACTTGCTAAAAGCGGCGGCTATCTGTGCGAGATATTCGGATGATAAAGGCAAAAGTGGAATCAGAGTTATTTGGGACTCACATAAAGAGGAAATCCTAAATGTCTGCCCAATAGATGAGGTAGAGATTGAAGGACTGAGAATCTAAACACCTATTGTCGTGTTGAACAAATAACGCACGAAATTTGATTCTGGTAACTGGTGATTGGTAACTGGTAATTAAATACCGTTCGGCTGAGCTCATGACGAAACTATTTAACCAATTACCAGTTACCAATTATCCGTTTGCAGGTTACAAAACCTGATGATACCCCGTGCAAAACTTACTCAACACGACACTAGGGTTAGGAGGGCGGTTTGGTTTAGGGGTTATGAAGCCTGTCCTGGCGCCAGGCCAGGGTTAGTCTTTTTGCATAACCATCCTGAGCTAACTCCTGAGCCTGTCAGAGCCTGCCCCTGAAATGAATTCAGGGCAAGCTCTGATGAAAATCAGGGAGCAGGCTTCCATACCAACTTCATAACCATAACCTTTTGCCCAATTATCCAGGGAATTTATAATCCTTCTTTATCTCCTTATTCCCCTTCGGACATTTTTAAGGTAAGGGAAGAATAATAATCTTAAACCTAACCTGCACAGGTCGAAAAAATTTATAATGCAGTAAAATAAAAACCGCTAATAGGCAGTATAATACCATGATGTTATTTTTCAGTATTTTCTAATTTTGATATTAAAATTTTTCTTGACAGGATATTTTATTTATGCTACGCTATAAATAACCTAACTTATAATGCAGTAAAATAAAAACTGCCAATAGGCAGTATAATCTAAGGTTAGAATAAAAAAATAATCACACAAAGTCACAAAGGAATTGAATAAAAAGAATAAATCTTTGTGTGCTTTGAGGCTTTGTGTGAGGATATAAAAGAGAAATTCTAACCATTCGCTGCACCTGACTGCGAGGGGCTGTGGCGTGATTGAGATAGTTTTGTAATTTCCCAGAGTTTTATCTTGCTTACAAAGTTTAGTGGTAATTCCCCCCTCGCAGCAGGTGAGCTCAATCGTTAGGCCACCTGAATGAAATTAGAAGATGAGGGTAAAATCCCTGGGAAGGAGTATAGATAATGATTGCCGAAAGAATTCAAGAAGATGTGCAGAGACTACCTAATTTTCTACAAGCAGAAGTACTGGATTTCATTGAATATCTTCTTCTCAAAGCCGAACGCGAAACTCTTCGCCACGAAGAAAAGAAGTGGGCAACTTCGTCTCTTGCCTTTGCGATGCGTGGTATGGAAGATGAAGATACGCCAGTATATACTACTGCGGACTTGAGGATGGTGTTTTCATGAAAAAGGGAGGACAGATTGTTTTATTTCGGTTTCCACAAACGGATTTAGTAGGAGGCAAACTTCGCCCTGCGCTTCTGCTGAGTAGGCTCCCAGGAGAATATGATGATTGGTTGATATGTATGATTTCATCGCAGACACGGCATTATATCCCAGACTTTGACGAATTTGTCATGGAAGAAGATTCTGACTTTGCAATAAGTGGATTGAAAGTGTTTAGTGTCATTCGAATTGGGCGTTTGGCAGTGGTAGAAAGCGAGATTTTTCTTGGTACTATAGGCGAAATAGCTCCGGAGAGATTGGAACGGATCAAAAAACATTTGGCGGATTGGCTAATTAGGAATTAGGGGGGAGATATTAGGGTCAAACCGTGAATGTGGAATGCACACAATAATTCGGTGAGGCAGAGGAAAAGGAAAAGACAGCGTAAGCGTTCAGGTCATTGCAAGATATCTAATAATAATGTCCAATGGGCAATGTCCAATGAAAAATGTAAAATGAAAGGATGGATGAAATGTAAGATAATTGGGGATCAGTTCTTACTGATAGAACACAGAATTGACTTTTAAATTTTTAATTGCTCATTTTACATTTTAGAATTATTTTTTTTAAGTAGCTGAACGCTTACTCCTTTATTCTCTTATCCCCCTTCTTATACTAACCACGATTAACATATTCCTATTTCACAGGTGGAAAAAATTCGACCTATTTCACAGGTCGAAATTTTGTGGTAATTCTCCCCGCCGCACCTGAACTTTACCGTTAGCATTATATTGTGAATTGTGAGTTGAAGAAAAAAGGCTAAGTTATCAGAGAAGAACAAAGAGAGGAGTAAATGCACTATAAGATACGATTTAAACCTCGTGCTATTAAAGATGGAAAAGAAATACCGCATTATGAACTCAAGCGTATATTGGGAAAGATAGAAGAGATGGAAAATGACCTCTATGGAGATATTAAGCACTTGACTAATTAT includes these proteins:
- a CDS encoding DUF2281 domain-containing protein, with the protein product MIAERIQEDVQRLPNFLQAEVLDFIEYLLLKAERETLRHEEKKWATSSLAFAMRGMEDEDTPVYTTADLRMVFS
- a CDS encoding type II toxin-antitoxin system RelE/ParE family toxin is translated as MHYKIRFKPRAIKDGKEIPHYELKRILGKIEEMENDLYGDIKHLTNYTPEYRLRVGDYRVLFEIEGDEIVIYRIRHRKEIYR
- a CDS encoding MOSC domain-containing protein, whose product is MGQVVSVNISKNKGERKKPVSRAWQLIKDCGLKDDGHVNISPDIKNEVSHRQVSLLALESIEKMKQMGLAVGPGDFAENITTSGIDLLLLKIGNQLKIGSDVLLRISQIGKVCHDRCAIYYQAGDCVMPKEGIFAEVISGGKIKAGDKIILINS
- a CDS encoding type II toxin-antitoxin system PemK/MazF family toxin; the protein is MKKGGQIVLFRFPQTDLVGGKLRPALLLSRLPGEYDDWLICMISSQTRHYIPDFDEFVMEEDSDFAISGLKVFSVIRIGRLAVVESEIFLGTIGEIAPERLERIKKHLADWLIRN